A portion of the Candidatus Methylomirabilis sp. genome contains these proteins:
- a CDS encoding TonB-dependent receptor, which yields MTLISRAKSGSYSVIIAAAGLVALGALIRQSPVAWGADPDSPLPGRVEEAVRLEPVVVSASRVEQRLRDVPANVTVITREDIEQSPARTVDDLLRQVPGFSLFRRSSSLVTHPTTQGVSLRGIGPSGVSRTLVLLDGVPLNDPFGGWVYWSKVPLESVERIEVTRGGGSGVYGNYAMGGVINIITRRPEARVAQAKLDLGTRDTVDADLLVSHVTGPWGVSLEGNFFRTDGYKIVRKDQRGAIDIDADSSHKTFNGRVEYAPSLASSVFLAGSFFHEDRGNGTPLQNNSTETGFVATGGRLKTADGSDWQLTLFSHLQTFDSTFSSAAPDRNSEIPSLNQFDVPSTDAGANLQWSKRIFQFHLLTAGTDLRWIDGETNEDFTFSQTLGDFTRRRKAGGEQFLAGAYLQDIFTPAPGWQVTIAGRFDSWQSFNASRVERNKQTGAITRNNQFSDRDEFAFSPKVALLYHATDQLSLRSSFYKGFRAPTINEQFRPFRVRNDITEANENLDPERLIGGEVGFDYAIVSNLLGRFTAFWNEVKDPIVNVTKGTGPGTVAPCGFVPAGGVCRQRQNLDRTRIRGIEAELEYRPFLRWAVSGSYLYNHTDVLSAPNQPELEGKRIAQVPRHQFTLKLGYTNPTLINVSVQGRFVGDQFEDDLNTLKLGDYFVVDLMLWRPIPVPKFSAGEIFFAVENLFDRTYEAGKTADGIVTTGMPLLVHGGLKVRF from the coding sequence ATGACGCTGATAAGCAGAGCAAAGTCCGGGTCGTATTCGGTCATCATCGCTGCGGCAGGGCTTGTCGCCCTCGGCGCCCTTATACGACAGTCTCCGGTTGCGTGGGGAGCCGATCCCGACTCGCCGCTGCCGGGTAGAGTTGAAGAAGCGGTTCGTCTGGAACCGGTTGTGGTCTCCGCCAGCCGGGTCGAGCAGCGGTTACGGGACGTTCCGGCCAATGTCACGGTCATCACGCGGGAAGATATCGAGCAATCGCCGGCCAGGACCGTCGACGATCTGCTGCGACAGGTCCCGGGGTTCAGTCTGTTCAGGCGGAGCAGCAGCCTGGTCACTCATCCGACGACTCAGGGGGTCTCCCTTCGCGGGATTGGGCCCAGCGGGGTGAGTCGAACGCTGGTGCTGTTGGATGGGGTCCCGCTTAACGATCCGTTTGGCGGTTGGGTGTACTGGAGCAAGGTGCCACTGGAAAGTGTCGAGCGTATCGAGGTGACGCGTGGCGGCGGCTCCGGCGTCTACGGCAACTACGCGATGGGTGGCGTCATCAACATTATTACCAGGCGGCCGGAGGCGCGGGTCGCGCAAGCCAAGCTCGACCTCGGAACCCGTGATACGGTGGATGCCGACCTACTGGTCAGCCACGTCACAGGCCCATGGGGCGTCTCCCTTGAGGGTAACTTCTTTCGAACTGACGGCTACAAGATCGTTCGCAAGGATCAGCGGGGGGCCATAGATATCGATGCCGACTCCAGCCACAAGACCTTTAACGGCCGGGTGGAATACGCCCCTTCCCTAGCCTCCTCAGTTTTCCTCGCCGGCAGCTTTTTTCATGAGGATCGCGGCAACGGGACCCCGCTTCAGAACAACTCGACAGAGACAGGTTTTGTGGCGACCGGAGGCCGGCTGAAAACGGCCGACGGAAGCGACTGGCAGCTCACGCTCTTCTCTCACCTGCAGACATTTGACAGCACCTTCAGCTCTGCGGCTCCAGATCGGAACTCGGAAATCCCGTCGCTCAATCAGTTCGACGTTCCCTCAACGGATGCGGGGGCAAACCTGCAGTGGTCGAAGCGGATCTTTCAGTTCCATCTGCTGACGGCTGGGACAGATCTGCGATGGATCGATGGAGAAACCAACGAAGACTTCACCTTCAGTCAGACGCTAGGCGATTTCACTCGGCGACGGAAGGCCGGTGGAGAACAATTCTTGGCGGGCGCCTACCTTCAGGACATTTTCACTCCCGCGCCAGGATGGCAGGTGACGATTGCCGGTCGGTTCGACTCCTGGCAGAGCTTCAATGCCTCCCGCGTTGAGAGGAATAAACAAACCGGAGCGATTACTCGGAATAATCAATTCTCAGATCGGGATGAATTCGCCTTCAGCCCCAAGGTGGCCCTCCTCTATCATGCGACCGATCAACTCTCGTTGCGAAGCTCCTTTTACAAGGGGTTTCGGGCGCCGACCATCAATGAGCAGTTTCGGCCATTCAGGGTCCGAAACGACATTACCGAAGCCAACGAGAATTTGGACCCGGAGCGACTGATCGGAGGAGAGGTCGGATTTGACTATGCCATTGTGAGCAACCTTCTCGGTCGATTCACGGCCTTTTGGAATGAGGTGAAGGACCCGATCGTGAACGTCACCAAGGGGACTGGTCCGGGGACCGTTGCTCCCTGCGGTTTCGTTCCGGCTGGAGGCGTCTGCCGCCAGCGGCAAAACCTGGACCGGACGCGGATCAGGGGCATCGAGGCCGAACTGGAATATCGTCCGTTTTTACGCTGGGCCGTCTCAGGCAGTTATCTGTACAACCATACTGACGTCTTGAGCGCCCCGAACCAGCCGGAGTTGGAGGGGAAACGGATCGCCCAGGTGCCGAGGCATCAGTTTACCTTGAAGCTGGGCTACACCAACCCGACCCTCATCAACGTGTCCGTCCAGGGACGGTTTGTCGGGGATCAATTCGAGGACGACCTCAACACACTGAAGCTCGGCGACTACTTCGTGGTGGACCTCATGCTGTGGCGACCGATCCCTGTCCCCAAGTTCTCCGCAGGAGAAATCTTCTTTGCGGTGGAGAACCTCTTCGACAGGACGTACGAGGCCGGTAAGACGGCTGATGGCATCGTGACTACAGGCATGCCGCTCTTGGTGCATGGCGGCCTCAAGGTACGGTTCTGA